A segment of the Thermoanaerobaculia bacterium genome:
TCCGACGCACTGAAGGCTTTCCGTACCGCGCCGATTTCGCAGGGGCGACGCATGCGTCGCCCGGGTGCACCACGATTCGACTTCGTTCATCCTGCGACGGCGTAAGACGCGCCCCGACTCCGCCGTTCGCGGGTGCAACCTGCCGCCTTCCCCTTCGATAGAATACCGATCGGAGGCTTCATGAAAACCATCACACTGCTCGCCGGCGACGGCATCGGCCCCGAGGTCAGCGCGGCGACTCTGCGCGTGATCGCGGCGGCCGGCGCGAAATTCGAATGGGAACCCCACCTCGCCGGCCAGCTGGCGCTCGAGAAGCACGGCAACCCTTTGCCGCAGGAGGTGCTCGACTCGATCGTCCGCAACGGCGTCGGCCTCAAGGGGCCGGTGACGACGCCGATCGGCACCGGCTTCACCTCGGTCAACGTGCAGCTGCGCATCGCCCTCGACCTCTACGCCAGCATCCGGCCGTCGAAGAACATGCCGAGCGTAAAGAGCCGCTACGAAGGCGTCGACATCATCGTGGTGCGCGAGAACACCGAGGACCTCTATGCCGGGCTCGAGCACATCGTCGTTCCCGGCGTCGTCGAGAGCCTGAAGATCATCACCAAGCGAGCTTCGACGCGCATCGCCGTCTTCGCCTTCGAACTCGCCCGCAGGCACGGCCGCAAGCGGGTCACTGCGGTGCACAAGGCGAACATCATGAAGCTCTCGGACGGCCTCTTTCTCCAGTGCTTCCGCGACGTGGCGGCCGGCTATCCCGACATCGTCGCCGACGACCGCATCGTCGACAACACCTGCATGCAGCTGGTGACTCGGCCGGAGCAGTTCGACGTACTGCTGTCCGAAAATCTCTATGGCGACATCCTCTCGGATCTTTGCGCCGGGCTCGTCGGCGGTCTGGGCGTCGTCCCCGGCGCCAACTTCGGCGAGAAGGGGGCGGTCTTCGAGGCGGTGCACGGCAGCGCCCCCGACATCGCCGGGAAGAATCTCGCCAACCCCCTGGCGCTCATCCAGAGCGCGGTCATGATGCTCCGCCACCTCCTGGAGAACACCGCCGCCGACCGTATCGAGGCCGCCGTGCACAAGGTGCTGTCGACGAGCAGCGTCCGCACCCGCGACCTCGGCGGCACCGCCACGACGAGCGAGTTCACGGACGCCATCGTGCGCGAGATCGAGGCGGCGTAGCTGCGCGAGTCGCTGTTCGACGAGCCCGGCGCGGCCCTGCCGCCGCGTGGCGAGGACGGTTCGGCGCCGCTCGCGGAGCGCATGCGGCCGCGCACTCTCGACGAGGTGGCGGGGCACACCGAGCTCCTCGGTCCCAGGGGTTTCCTGCGCCGCGCCATTGCCGAAGACCGGGTGCCGTCACTCCTCTTCTGGGGGCCGCCGGGCTGCGGCAAGACGACTCTCGCGCGGCTGATCGCGGAGTCGACCAAGAGCCGGTTCGTGCCGTTCTCGGCGGTGACCTCCGGCATCAAAGAGATCAAGGAGGTCATGTCCGACGCGGTGAAGATGCGCACCGCCACCGGGCGCCGCACGATCCTCTTCGTCGACGAGATCCATCGTTTCAACCGCGCGCAGCAGGACGCGTTCCTGCCCTACGTCGAGCGCGGCGACATCGTGCTGGTCGGCGCGACGACCGAGAACCCGTCGTTCGAGCTCAATGCGGCACTGCTCTCGCGCTGCAAGGTCGTGATGCTCCAGGCGCTCGGCCCGGAGGAGCTCGCGGCGATGCTCCGGCGCGCGCTTACCGAACCGCTGCGCGGCCTGGGAGCGAGCGGGATCGAGATCGGCGACGAGGCGCTGGGAACGATCACCCAGCTCGCGGGCGGCGATGGCCGCCGGGCGCTGGGCCTGCTCGAGCTCGCGGTCTCGGAGGCGGTCGGGGCGGGTCTCCCTGCAGTGACCGTCGACGGCGTGGCGCAGCTCGCGCAGCGCAAGGTCCTGCTCTACGACAAGAGCGGCGAGGAGCATTTCAATCTCATCTCGGCGCTTCACAAGTCGCTGCGCGAGAGCGACCCCGATGCCGCCCTCTACTGGCTGGGGCGCATGCTCGCGGCGGGGGAGGATCCGAACTACCTCGCCCGGCGGCTGGTGCGCTTCGCCAGCGAGGACATCGGTCTCGCCGACCCGCAGGCGCTGCCGCAGGCGTTGGCCGGCTGGGCGTCGTACGAACGCCTGGGCTCGCCGGAGGGCGAGGTCGCCCTCGCCCAGGTGGCGATCTATCTCGCGCTCGCTCCGAAGAGCATTGCGGTGTATCGGGCCTACGGCGACGTCCGCCGTGCGATCGAGGAGCGACCCGCAGAACCGGTGCCACTCGCTCTGCGCAACGCGCCGACGAAGCTGATGAAGGGACTCGGCTACGGCCGTGACTACGCCTACGCCCCGGATACGCGAGAGGGCGTCGCGGGTCTCGAGTGCCTGCCCGACGACCTTGCCGGCACGACCTTCTACCGCCCGTCCGGCAAGGGGTTCGAAGCGAAGCTATCGGAGCGTCTGGAGGAGTTCGCCCGCCGCCGGCTGGCGGCGCGGGAGCGGGCGGGCTCTTGACCTGATCTCCGGGGGACGAGAGGGGCTGGGACGGACGAGGCGTCCGCGATCCGTCTCCCCTCGCCCGCGCCGAGCTCCGCCTCAGGCCGTCCGCTTTCGCCGCAGAAGGACGAGCGCGAGGCCCGCGAGGAGGACCGCCAGAGCCGCGAGTCCGCCACCCGAAAGGGCCGGAATCTCCACGATCGAGGGGCGCGGACCGACGGTGATGGCCGTCGGGTCGGCCCCGCCGGGTACGCTCGGATCGTCCGTCACGCCAGCCGACTCGTTGGTGCCGTTGCCGTCCCCGTCGTAGTTGAACGAGCCCTGGTTCGAGAGCGTCTGGCCTGCCGTACCGGCGTCGATGAGCGCTTCGACGGAGATCGAGAAGAAGCCGCCGGTCGAAGCGATCGATCCGTTCCATGTCACGGTGTTGCCCGCCGTCGCGATGGTGCCGGCCGTGGCGGTGGCGCCGACCAGCGTCAGCCCAACGGGCAGGACGTCGGTGAACTCGTCACCGGGGTTGTCGAGTTGCGTGCCGTTGCCGCTGTTGGTGAGGACGATGTTGTAGAAGACGGAGTCGCCCGGCTCGAACGTCGTGGCGCCGATGACGGCCTTGGTGGCCGAAATCGCGGCTACCGCTCCGAACGCAGCCGGTTCGGCGTCGGGGCTCGCGCCTCGCGGAACGGGGCTCGGCGAGGGCTCTGCCGCGCTCGCTCCGGTCGCCAGCAGGAGAATCGTGGTGAATCGGGCGATCGCTTTCGGAGCCCGGCGGAAGGTGGAGATCATCCGTTTCTCCCTGTCCTGCTGTTGAAAGACTTCCCGGAGTGGGGGGGCATGAACGCTGTCCGGAGCTGCTGGGGCGCGATCTTAATGGCTCCGGCGACGAATTCCAACCTGAAACGGGAGAAACCGGGTCCGGGCTAGACTCCGCCTTCACGTTTCCCGAAGGGGGGTTCTCGATGAAGTCCTGGCTGCGCATCCACCGTTACCTCGGCGCCTTCTGCGCCCCGATGCTGATTCTCTTCGCGATCTCCGGCTCGTGGCAGATGCTGAACTACCACAAGGCGAAGAAGGACGGCAGCTACAAGCCGCCAGCGGCGGTGAAGTTCACCTCCGACCTGCACATGGCGGAGGACCTCGAGGGGCCGGCGAAGTGGGCCTATCGCGGCATCCTGTGGATCGTCGCCGCGAGTCTGGTCACGAGCTCGGCGATCGGCCTGATGATGGCGTTCCGGCTGGAGCCGGCGAAAGGGCGCGTGATGATGCTCGTCGCCGCCGGAATCGCGCTGCCGCTGCTGCTCTTCCTGCTCGCCCACGAGTAAGAAGAACGCTCGCCACCCGGCAAGAAAAAGGGCCAGTCGCGAAGCGACTGGCCCTTTCCATTTTTCGAACAGCGGCAGGTGCGCCGCTGCCTTCCGCGGAGGTTACGGCTCGACCGGGGCCGAACCGCGGAGCAGCTTCACTCCCGCCGGGGTAACGGTTCCGGCGTAGCCCTCGAGCCGGAGAACGACCAGGCCGTCGAGCTCCACCGCGGCGTGGCCCAGGGCGCCGACGTCGGCGAGGGACCACTCGATGCGGACCTGCTGCCCGACCTCGCTCACCGGGACCCACCGGCTCTCTCCCGCGCCGGAGAACTGCAGGGTGAGCTCGAGCTCGCCGAAGGCCTCGGTACGGCGCGCTCCGAGGATGAAGAGCGGCTGGCCCGTGGCATCCGTCACGACCGCGATCGCGGTCGCCATGAGCTCTTCGCCGGACTTCACGGCGGAGAAGTCATAGCCGAAAGCGGCTTCGGAGGAGGCGACCCCGACGACGGCGTAGCCCTCGACGGTGAGCGGCACGGTGGCCGACCACAGCAGGGTGTCGCCGCTCTCGAAGCCGTCGTTGAAGATGGTGTTGCCGATGGTGTCGGTGTCCGTGGCCGAGTTGTCGGCGGTGTTCGGATCCGTGGCGCCACCGCCCACCGTCGCCGTCGCCGTGTTCACCAGGTTTCCGGTCGCACTGAGCGACAGGGTACAGCTCGCGGTGTAGGTCGCCGAGCCGCCGACCGGCAGGTTGGCGTTCTCGTTGACGTTGCCGACCACCGGCCCGGCGGTGCAGACCCCGCCGCCCGCTCCGACGCAGGTCGTGGCGCAACTCGTGAGCGTCGCCGGGAAGAGGTCGATGACGTTCACGGTCGGCGCCGCGCTCGGACCGGCGTTCGTGACGACGATCGTGTAGGTCACGGGCAGGCCCGGAGTCGACTGGGTCACGCCGTTGGTCTTGGTGATGGTGACATCCGCCGTCGGCACCAAGGTGTCGTTGTCCGTCGCCGTGTTGTTCCCCGTCGCCGGATCCAGCACGCCGCCGCCCACCGTCGCCGTCGCCGTGTTGATCAAGGCGCCGATGGCCGTGGGAGAGATGTTGCAGGTGGCGGTGTAGGTCGCCGTGCCGCCGACCAGGAGGCTCGCGACATCGTTGATGTTGCCGGCCACTGGACCGGCAGTACAGGCGCTCCCGCCGGAAGCCGCGCAGGTCGTCGAGCAGCCGGAGAGTGCCGCCGGGAAGTTGTCGACGATCGTGACGCTCGGCGCCGCGTTCGGGCCGGCGTTCGTGGCGACGATGGTGTAGATCACCGACGTTCCCGGAACCTCGGTCGCGGATCCATCAGTCTTGGTGATGCCGACGTTCGCCTCTGGGAACGTGGTGTCGTTGTCGGTCGCCGAGTCGTTCCCCGGTACCGGGTCGGTGATGCCGATGG
Coding sequences within it:
- a CDS encoding isocitrate/isopropylmalate dehydrogenase family protein, which encodes MKTITLLAGDGIGPEVSAATLRVIAAAGAKFEWEPHLAGQLALEKHGNPLPQEVLDSIVRNGVGLKGPVTTPIGTGFTSVNVQLRIALDLYASIRPSKNMPSVKSRYEGVDIIVVRENTEDLYAGLEHIVVPGVVESLKIITKRASTRIAVFAFELARRHGRKRVTAVHKANIMKLSDGLFLQCFRDVAAGYPDIVADDRIVDNTCMQLVTRPEQFDVLLSENLYGDILSDLCAGLVGGLGVVPGANFGEKGAVFEAVHGSAPDIAGKNLANPLALIQSAVMMLRHLLENTAADRIEAAVHKVLSTSSVRTRDLGGTATTSEFTDAIVREIEAA
- a CDS encoding replication-associated recombination protein A — encoded protein: MRPRTLDEVAGHTELLGPRGFLRRAIAEDRVPSLLFWGPPGCGKTTLARLIAESTKSRFVPFSAVTSGIKEIKEVMSDAVKMRTATGRRTILFVDEIHRFNRAQQDAFLPYVERGDIVLVGATTENPSFELNAALLSRCKVVMLQALGPEELAAMLRRALTEPLRGLGASGIEIGDEALGTITQLAGGDGRRALGLLELAVSEAVGAGLPAVTVDGVAQLAQRKVLLYDKSGEEHFNLISALHKSLRESDPDAALYWLGRMLAAGEDPNYLARRLVRFASEDIGLADPQALPQALAGWASYERLGSPEGEVALAQVAIYLALAPKSIAVYRAYGDVRRAIEERPAEPVPLALRNAPTKLMKGLGYGRDYAYAPDTREGVAGLECLPDDLAGTTFYRPSGKGFEAKLSERLEEFARRRLAARERAGS